A genome region from Sphingorhabdus sp. SMR4y includes the following:
- a CDS encoding SH3 domain-containing protein gives MTKFKPVSAIKAVTAIASIVALTAPVAAKDKNVEVVKCDASYGTIAITDGDTQGWNKFGLSSPRGMLGAIVQESGCFTLHTGADGQPTDYLLSAIAGSQEEVDQTMNVAKTALTEGLVRSGAATTVLSKVPMGGALVGMFGGLGGKKKTITAGLRLMNPANGQTLIAGSGQSKKSTIKILGRSDWVAASQGQFGQYGSSKDGKMVTSAFIEAFNGLASQAGALATVQQAATAAAPAASSASYTVAVETKMLASASANAPEVRSLRADTELLPTGNKTGLFVEVTDNYGTKGWVSVEDLR, from the coding sequence ATGACAAAATTCAAACCAGTTTCAGCGATCAAGGCAGTGACCGCTATTGCGTCGATTGTTGCTTTGACAGCGCCGGTCGCTGCGAAAGACAAAAACGTCGAAGTGGTCAAATGCGATGCTTCCTATGGCACGATCGCGATTACCGATGGCGACACCCAGGGCTGGAACAAATTCGGCCTGTCCAGTCCGCGTGGCATGCTCGGTGCGATCGTTCAGGAATCGGGGTGCTTCACTCTTCACACGGGAGCTGACGGTCAGCCGACCGATTATCTGCTTTCCGCGATCGCGGGATCGCAGGAAGAAGTTGACCAGACGATGAATGTTGCCAAGACGGCACTGACCGAGGGACTGGTCCGGTCCGGTGCGGCCACCACGGTTCTCAGCAAGGTTCCGATGGGCGGCGCGCTGGTTGGCATGTTCGGTGGCCTCGGTGGCAAAAAGAAGACGATTACAGCGGGTCTCCGGTTAATGAATCCGGCCAATGGACAAACGCTGATCGCCGGCAGCGGACAAAGCAAGAAATCAACCATCAAGATTCTGGGCAGGAGCGACTGGGTCGCAGCCAGTCAGGGGCAGTTCGGTCAATATGGCAGTTCGAAAGATGGCAAGATGGTCACCAGCGCCTTCATTGAGGCTTTCAACGGCCTGGCTTCGCAGGCCGGAGCTCTCGCAACCGTGCAGCAAGCCGCGACCGCCGCTGCGCCTGCAGCCTCCAGCGCCAGCTACACGGTAGCCGTAGAGACAAAGATGCTGGCCAGTGCTTCAGCCAACGCTCCGGAAGTCCGGTCCCTGCGTGCGGATACCGAACTGCTGCCGACCGGCAACAAGACCGGTCTGTTTGTCGAAGTCACCGACAATTACGGCACGAAAGGA
- a CDS encoding surface lipoprotein assembly modifier, translating into MRFSKTVAISTIALNTCLLALASAPAAAQSDQLVTTAMEQLSAGKTDAAYAALKAREDDRAGEPDYDLALGLAALESGLNGEAIIAFQRILAIQPDNARAQAELARAYAAAGDIDTARAEFATVRGDPSIPDPVRNRIDGLVRTLDQQIAGGPSEITGFLDVEGGYDSNINTATDAISITLPLFAFLGPATLNGAAREQDAGFYQIQGGLSGSTPLSRQTRLFASILGNWRDNVDTRFVDQASAVGTVGIAHSLANGDVVSLSGQGQRFWLGHSGYRTSIGGDIRYTKRLSDNRALSVSGQYFRLNYDGNPLQDAERFSGSITYADDKIYGGVGGGKEETRRTGADQLSYGFFNAQIGGEFDLGPKTALIAGASVEHRNYDASDPLFLKGRRDTQYDASLGVRYKFTDALSVRPRATYTRNDSNIGLYDYDRWTASIGLRLSF; encoded by the coding sequence ATGCGCTTTTCCAAAACTGTCGCGATCTCGACAATTGCGTTGAACACCTGCTTGTTGGCACTGGCTTCTGCGCCTGCCGCTGCGCAAAGCGATCAACTTGTCACAACTGCCATGGAGCAATTGAGCGCAGGGAAGACTGACGCCGCCTATGCCGCTCTCAAGGCTCGCGAAGATGATCGAGCCGGCGAACCGGACTATGATCTTGCTCTGGGGCTGGCCGCACTGGAAAGCGGCCTGAATGGCGAAGCGATCATCGCATTTCAGCGGATACTGGCGATCCAACCGGACAACGCGCGCGCGCAAGCGGAACTCGCACGCGCCTATGCTGCGGCCGGCGATATAGACACGGCGCGGGCGGAATTCGCGACGGTTCGCGGCGATCCTTCTATTCCGGATCCGGTGCGCAACCGGATTGACGGGCTGGTCCGGACACTGGATCAGCAAATTGCCGGTGGCCCATCGGAAATTACCGGCTTTCTCGATGTGGAAGGCGGATATGATAGCAATATCAACACTGCGACCGATGCGATTTCGATCACATTACCGCTTTTTGCCTTTCTCGGACCTGCCACGCTTAACGGCGCCGCCCGCGAGCAGGATGCCGGATTCTACCAGATTCAGGGCGGGTTGTCCGGTTCTACCCCTCTCAGCCGGCAGACACGATTGTTCGCCTCAATTCTGGGCAACTGGCGCGATAATGTCGATACGCGCTTCGTCGACCAGGCATCGGCGGTCGGTACGGTGGGCATCGCTCATAGTCTGGCCAACGGGGACGTGGTTTCCCTTTCCGGTCAGGGGCAGCGATTCTGGCTCGGTCATAGCGGTTATCGCACCAGCATTGGCGGAGATATACGCTATACCAAGCGACTATCGGACAACCGCGCCTTGTCGGTCAGCGGGCAATATTTCCGGCTGAATTATGATGGCAATCCACTGCAGGATGCAGAGCGTTTCTCCGGCAGTATCACTTATGCCGATGACAAGATTTACGGAGGCGTCGGCGGCGGCAAGGAAGAAACCCGGCGCACCGGAGCGGACCAGCTCAGCTATGGCTTTTTCAATGCCCAGATTGGCGGCGAATTCGATCTGGGCCCGAAAACGGCGCTTATCGCCGGTGCCAGCGTAGAACATCGCAACTATGATGCCAGTGACCCGCTGTTTCTCAAAGGTCGCAGGGATACGCAATATGACGCTTCGCTGGGAGTCCGGTACAAATTCACCGATGCTCTGAGCGTCCGACCTCGTGCCACCTATACCCGCAACGACAGCAATATCGGCCTCTACGACTATGATCGCTGGACCGCCTCGATAGGCCTGCGCCTGAGCTTCTAA